In Sorghum bicolor cultivar BTx623 chromosome 10, Sorghum_bicolor_NCBIv3, whole genome shotgun sequence, one genomic interval encodes:
- the LOC8066394 gene encoding uncharacterized protein LOC8066394 isoform X2, whose product MDSRPVAAADVLVSLRELAVTRATNAGHPALADTVFHLRALRALGIVLVEELKERLRQSSANANVLDRLALLSDPEAEVVRPSQDRQMPVPNGIHKKRKKQVQDGWDGEGAPSTKRRKPREE is encoded by the exons ATGGATTCTCGCCCGGTTGCAGCAGCA GATGTGTTGGTGAGCCTGAGGGAGCTGGCCGTCACGCGGGCCACCAACGCCGGCCATCCTGCCCTCGCCGATACCGTCTTCCATCTCCGCGCGCTGCGGGCTCTCG GGATTGTTTTGGTGGAAGAGTTGAAAGAGCGGCTCAGGCAAAGCTCAGCTAATGCAAACGTCTTGGACAGGCTTGCGTTGCTAAGTGATCCTGAGGCTGAGGTGGTCAGGCCCAGCCAAGATCGTCAGATGCCAGTGCCGAATGGTATCCACAAGAAACGAAAGAAGCAGGTGCAGGATGG GTGGGATGGAGAGGGCGCCCCAAGTACGAAGAGACGAAAACCAAGAGAGGAGTAA
- the LOC8066394 gene encoding uncharacterized protein LOC8066394 isoform X1 translates to MAPPRAAASGSIPPDPDAAESEGKLRQGGADAMWLQTLSEPELDVLVSLRELAVTRATNAGHPALADTVFHLRALRALGIVLVEELKERLRQSSANANVLDRLALLSDPEAEVVRPSQDRQMPVPNGIHKKRKKQVQDGWDGEGAPSTKRRKPREE, encoded by the exons ATGGCGCCACCGCGTGCCGCCGCCAGCGGGTCAATTCCTCCCGATCCTGACGCAGCAGAGTCGGAGGGCAAGCTGCGGCAAGGTGGAGCAGACGCGATGTGGCTCCAAACCCTCTCCGAGCCCGAGCTC GATGTGTTGGTGAGCCTGAGGGAGCTGGCCGTCACGCGGGCCACCAACGCCGGCCATCCTGCCCTCGCCGATACCGTCTTCCATCTCCGCGCGCTGCGGGCTCTCG GGATTGTTTTGGTGGAAGAGTTGAAAGAGCGGCTCAGGCAAAGCTCAGCTAATGCAAACGTCTTGGACAGGCTTGCGTTGCTAAGTGATCCTGAGGCTGAGGTGGTCAGGCCCAGCCAAGATCGTCAGATGCCAGTGCCGAATGGTATCCACAAGAAACGAAAGAAGCAGGTGCAGGATGG GTGGGATGGAGAGGGCGCCCCAAGTACGAAGAGACGAAAACCAAGAGAGGAGTAA
- the LOC8066393 gene encoding transmembrane protein 53 gives MASFSGHLHRPLSAMAVAAFAAVSSHELPDKLSHHRLSDASTSTDTLASLPSTRADAPAAAAAPSASALSGTQLLPRDLHSLRLLKAPFASLPVMQTVYQYANFPKTSGQTDVMPVIPSSPSDVLYRWHLPDPRVCAEFPDKSQTVVVLLGWLGSRQKHLKRYADWYTSRGFHVITFTLPMSDIVSYNLGGKAEKNVEMLSEHLADWVREESGKKIIFHTFSNTGWLCYGVILENLQQQDPSAVDRIKACVVDSAPVAAPDPQVWALGFSAALMKKRSVTTKGLGSDDSRSDVLVVESNKEPKLGEAVLLSALESFFDVVLNYPKINRRLSDVMELLSSKQPKCPQLYIYSSADRVIPAKSVEAFIEGQRKAGHEVRACDFVSSPHVDHYRSNPGLYTSQLGNFLEECVLANDSEGACAS, from the exons ATGGCTTCCTTCTCGGGACACCTCCACCGCCCCCTCTCTGCCATGGCCGTCGCTGCCTTCGCCGCCGTCTCCTCCCACGAGCTTCCTGACAAGCTGTCCCACCACAGGCTCTCTGATGCAAGCACGAGCACAGACACGCTTGCGTCGCTTCCGTCAACCAGGGCAGAtgctccagcagcagcagcagcgccttCGGCCTCTGCCCTTTCTGGCACGCAGCTGCTGCCACGCGACCTCCACAGCTTGCGTCTGCTGAAGGCGCCCTTCGCGTCTCTTCCGGTTATGCAGACAGTTTATCAATATGCTAACTTTCCCAAGACCTCAGGACAAACAGATGTGATGCCTGTGATTCCTTCCTCGCCATCCGATGTGCTATACCGCTGGCATCTGCCAGACCCCAGGGTCTGTGCTGAGTTCCCTGACAAGTCTCAGACGGTCGTGGTCCTTCTTGGGTGGCTGGGCTCAAGACAGAAACATCTCAAGAGATATGCCGATTGGTACACCTCAAGGGGCTTCCATGTCATCACCTTCACCCTCCCGATGTCTGACATTGTCAGTTACAACCTTGGAGGCAAGGCTGAGAAGAATGTTGAGATGCTATCCGAACATCTTGCTGACTGGGTCAGGGAGGAGAGTGGGAAGAAGATTATTTTCCACACCTTCAGTAATACTGGTTGGCTTTG CTATGGcgtaattctagagaatttgcaACAGCAGGATCCTTCAGCAGTGGACAGAATTAAAGCTTGTGTAGTAGACTCAGCACCTGTTGCTGCACCTGATCCTCAG GTTTGGGCTTTGGGCTTCTCAGCTGCCCTCATGAAAAAACGCAGTGTCACCACAAAGGGACTGGGTTCAGATGATTCAAGGTCTGATGTCCTAGTTGTGGAGTCTAACAAGGAGCCCAAGCTGGGAGAGGCGGTTCTACTGTCAGCTTTGGAGAGTTTCTTTGACGTTGTTTTGAACTATCCAAAGATCAACAG GAGGTTATCTGACGTGATGGAGCTTTTGTCTTCTAAGCAACCAAAGTGCCCCCAACTGTACATATACAGCTCCGCCGACAGGGTGATCCCAGCGAAATCAGTGGAGGCATTCATCGAGGGTCAGCGGAAAGCTGGGCACGAGGTGAGGGCTTGCGACTTCGTGTCATCGCCCCATGTGGACCATTACCGGAGCAATCCTGGGCTGTATACTTCTCAGCTGGGCAACTTCTTAGAGGAATGTGTGCTTGCCAATGATAGTGAGGGTGCTTGCGCATCATGA
- the LOC8069243 gene encoding uncharacterized protein LOC8069243, with amino-acid sequence MLEDFFTLTEMKDGISTVARIAELISEMHKLENSADINTSDVIRQCSTAANTLASTKNEECLQHFVQLNGVSFLNRWLQDAQKCVGDVRSSAEDLIVAILTALECLPISNEQSASCRVMPTVDHLLAHENVVINQKARALRHKWTGVPKHGTHGEHFHAEEACQTDQLKSPEASHKTETKKQSVADQDGEPAEESKPEATTCSDAPLSDPSLTNDNTDATKQPLGLTSPNSSNGNTALGDVKNLVTSPTSPGHVGLEGGQSTTKETSSNDVELPTSGILQSNSTNAKSGTGQDAPVDSTPTAMSVEHNKPDKLFASSKRGLEDSIVSVSSSIKESEPFASGRLHLEKDAETLNHLAAVTRDLQDLSEESTGKEDEPTSSSSTDDMDMSSDYILQRCMSSLGDSSKATNTKSTALKGEKSTRLTDYDDTDALEVARLVAIEVEREVIDYRGPFCSSPDTNSRNADSPDLEAPRQPVAVASELNDNKSSSTEAKSGSSSSHKEDGSGITDGSGPLSRKHTRSVDLGNLDLNENQCAEETDCNPKSVLSNSVNLSMPIAVAASRGSSVFPARLHFEGGLGWKGSAATSAFRPASPWRTPDAEKSLSASSHKTSNMLFDLNVADSDSATSGEPLSTAILPTSSDLPSKGASKAVGMSGRLKLDLNFSCADEEDAITASNVPPLLNRQQFNGNWSQPSSSSSSRQPAVRNFDLNDMSIADGPVRGMDVSSVKTPSRDISDHSAVTIMGKRIVVGQKDHGQQYQHNFLGPSAESRVPPRPTQSFAHTPEYSVFSYPSQPAMPFPPAFFAPGGSPYLVDAKGAPVIPPLSGLSLGISHPSFSTRATPPSSNELSYFHPSMDFSYGVPSEGARREAGSYWPVSYQGQTMFVDERMRNVSQGGSSGLVLKRKEPESGWDMYSRR; translated from the coding sequence ATGCTTGAGGATTTCTTCACTCTTACTGAGATGAAGGATGGCATCTCGACGGTCGCAAGGATTGCAGAGCTCATATCTGAGATGCACAAGCTGGAAAACTCCGCCGACATCAACACGTCCGATGTGATAAGGCAGTGCTCTACGGCTGCCAACACACTAGCATCCACCAAAAACGAAGAGTGTCTTCAGCATTTCGTTCAGCTAAATGGTGTTTCCTTTCTCAACCGTTGGCTTCAGGATGCTCAAAAATGTGTTGGGGACGTCAGAAGTTCAGCGGAGGATCTTATAGTTGCCATATTGACTGCTTTGGAGTGTCTTCCAATCAGCAATGAGCAGTCAGCCTCCTGTAGAGTTATGCCTACTGTTGATCACCTGCTTGCTCACGAGAATGTCGTGATCAACCAAAAGGCGAGAGCACTCCGTCACAAGTGGACTGGTGTACCAAAACATGGTACACATGGAGAGCATTTTCATGCAGAGGAGGCATGCCAGACTGATCAGCTTAAGTCTCCAGAAGCTAGCCACAAGACAGAAACTAAGAAGCAGAGTGTAGCGGATCAAGACGGAGAGCCTGCTGAAGAATCAAAACCTGAGGCGACAACTTGCTCAGATGCACCTTTGTCCGATCCTTCTCTGACTAATGACAATACAGATGCAACAAAGCAACCACTAGGGCTAACATCACCGAATTCATCAAATGGAAACACAGCATTAGGGGATGTGAAAAACTTGGTCACATCCCCTACATCTCCAGGTCATGTGGGTTTAGAAGGTGGACAATCCACCACCAAGGAAACTTCTTCCAATGATGTAGAACTGCCCACTAGTGGCATACTCCAGTCAAACTCTACTAATGCAAAGAGTGGTACTGGACAAGATGCACCGGTGGACTCGACTCCAACAGCCATGTCTGTAGAGCATAATAAACCTGACAAGCTATTTGCTAGTAGCAAAAGGGGTCTGGAGGATAGTATTGTTTCAGTTAGCTCGAGTATCAAAGAGTCTGAGCCATTTGCATCTGGTAGGTTACATTTGGAGAAGGATGCTGAAACTTTGAATCATCTTGCAGCTGTAACCCGTGATTTGCAAGATCTGTCCGAGGAAAGTACAGGCAAAGAAGATGAACCTACATCTTCATCTAGTACAGATGATATGGACATGAGCAGTGACTATATATTGCAAAGATGTATGTCAAGCTTAGGGGACTCCTCCAAGGCAACAAACACAAAATCCACTGCATTGAAAGGGGAAAAATCAACACGACTGACAGATTACGATGATACAGATGCACTAGAAGTAGCACGTCTGGTAGCTATTGAGGTGGAGCGGGAAGTTATTGACTACAGAGGACCCTTCTGTAGTTCTCCTGATACTAATTCCAGGAATGCTGACAGTCCTGACCTGGAAGCACCGCGGCAGCCTGTAGCTGTTGCCAGTGAACTGAATGATAATAAATCTTCTAGTACAGAGGCTAAGTCAGGAAGTTCCTCGTCTCATAAGGAGGATGGATCAGGCATCACAGATGGCAGTGGTCCGTTGAGTAGAAAACATACACGGAGTGTGGATCTGGGGAACTTAGACCTTAATGAAAATCAGTGTGCCGAGGAAACTGACTGTAATCCAAAGTCCGTCCTTAGTAATTCTGTCAATTTGTCAATGCCTATAGCTGTGGCTGCTTCAAGAGGCTCATCTGTGTTTCCAGCTCGGCTCCACTTTGAAGGTGGACTTGGCTGGAAAGGCTCTGCTGCAACCAGTGCCTTTAGACCTGCTTCACCTTGGAGGACTCCTGATGCAGAGAAGTCACTTTCAGCTTCTTCACATAAAACAAGCAACATGCTATTTGATTTAAATGTAGCTGACAGCGATAGTGCTACTTCTGGTGAGCCACTCTCAACAGCAATCCTGCCTACTTCTTCTGACCTACCTTCCAAGGGTGCTTCTAAAGCAGTGGGTATGAGCGGACGACTGAAACTTGACCTTAATTTCTCATGTGCTGATGAGGAAGATGCTATCACTGCAAGCAATGTGCCGCCATTGTTGAATCGCCAACAGTTCAATGGCAACTGGAGTCagccttcttcctcctcatcTTCAAGGCAACCTGCAGTCAGAAACTTTGACTTGAATGACATGTCAATTGCTGATGGTCCTGTGCGAGGAATGGATGTGTCTTCTGTCAAGACTCCTTCAAGGGATATATCAGACCATTCTGCTGTCACAATTATGGGTAAGAGGATAGTTGTAGGGCAGAAAGATCATGGGCAGCAATACCAGCATAACTTTCTGGGACCAAGTGCTGAATCAAGAGTTCCTCCAAGACCTACTCAGTCTTTTGCACATACTCCTGAATATAGTGTTTTCAGTTATCCATCTCAACCTGCTATGCCTTTTCCCCCAGCGTTCTTTGCCCCTGGGGGCAGTCCGTACTTGGTTGATGCAAAGGGTGCACCAGTCATACCGCCTCTGTCAGGTCTAAGCCTCGGCATTTCTCATCCATCTTTCAGCACCAGAGCAACACCACCCTCATCTAATGAATTGAGTTACTTTCATCCTAGCATGGATTTCAGTTATGGAGTGCCATCTGAAGGCGCACGTAGGGAGGCAGGGAGCTACTGGCCCGTGTCCTACCAGGGCCAGACAATGTTTGTGGATGAACGCATGAGGAATGTGTCACAGGGTGGTAGTTCTGGGTTGGTGCTGAAACGAAAAGAGCCAGAGTCAGGTTGGGATATGTACTCGCGTCGTTGA
- the LOC8069244 gene encoding uncharacterized protein LOC8069244, with protein sequence MAAAAPPVAKKVPRQLVEHGDVRVDNYYWLRDDSRSDPDVLAHLRAENDYTAAVMSDVKQLEDEIYAEIRGRIKEDDIDAPLRKGQYYYYERTLTGKEYVQHCRRLVPTDAPVRVHDVMPTGPDAPDEHIIMDENVRAEGHDYYSIGTFKASPNNKLVVYAEDTKGDEIYTVYVIDAESGEYVGQPLKGITSDIEWAGDDHLVYVTMDSILRPDKVWLHKLGSDQSSDACLYHEKDDTFSLGLQASESKRYLFVESGSKNTSFIFYLDISKQNKELAVLTPRVYGIDTTASHRGNHFFIKRRSDEFYNSELVACPLDNVAETTILLPHRESVKIQDFQLFDNHIAVYERANGLPKVTVYRLPAIGESIGQLQGGQAIDFIDPTYAVDPEESPFNSSVLRFHYSSMRTPPSVYDYDMDSGVSVLKKIHTVLGGFDGSNYVTERKWAAAADGTQIPMSILYRKDLVKLDGSDPMLLYGYGSYEICVDPSFRGSRFSLVDRGFIYVIAHIRGGGEMGRKWYEDGKLLKKKNTFTDFIDCAEHLIKNKYCSKEKLCINGRSAGGLLMGAVLNMRPDLFRAAVAGVPFVDVVTTMLDPTIPLTTAEWEEWGDPRKEEYYYYMKSYSPVDNVTAQEYPNILVTAGLNDPRVMYSEPAKYVAKLRELKRDDNLLLFKCELGAGHFSKSGRFEKLQEDAFTYAFILKALGMTRKLASL encoded by the exons atggcggcggcggcgccgccggtgGCCAAGAAGGTGCCGCGCCAGCTCGTCGAGCACGGCGACGTCCGCGTCGACAACTACTACTGGCTCCGCGACGACTCCCGATCCGACCCGGACGTCCTCGCGCACCTCCGCGCCGAGAACGACTACACCGCCGCCGTCATGTCCG ATGTCAAGCAGCTTGAGGACGAAATATATGCTGAAATCAGAGGAAGAATCAAGGAAGACGATATAGATGCGCCTCTTCGCAAAGGGCAGTACTACTACTATGAAAGGACATTGACTGGCAAGGAGTATGTGCAACACTGCAGGCGTCTCGTACCGACTGATGCTCCTGTTAGAGTCCATGATGTGATGCCCACAGGACCTGATGCCCCTGATGAGCATATTATCATGGATGAGAATGTTAGAGCTGAGGGCCATGACTACTACAGCATTGGAACTTTTAAG GCCAGTCCCAACAATAAGCTAGTTGTTTACGCAGAAGACACTAAAGGTGATGAAATCTACACTGTTTATGTCATTGACGCAGAGAGTGGAGAATATGTTGGGCAACCACTTAAAGGAATTACTTCTGACATTGAGTGGGCTGGTGACGATCACCTTGTTTACGTTACAATGGATAGTATACTTCGGCCAGATAAA GTATGGCTACATAAGTTAGGGTCTGATCAATCAAGTGATGCTTGTCTGTATCATGAGAAAGATGACACATTTTCTCTAGGCCTTCAAGCTTCTGAAAGCAAGAGATATTTATTTGTTGAATCTGGAAGCAAAAATACAAGCTTTATATTCTACCTGGACATATCCAAACAGAACAAGGAACTTGCTGTTTTGACACCTCGTGTGTATGGCATTGATACAACAGCTAGTCATCGTGGAAATCATTTCTTTATTAAGAGGCGAAGTGATGAGTTCTACAATTCTGAATTGGTTGCTTGCCCACTGGATAATGTAGCTGAGACCACTATACTGCTACCACATAGAGAAAG TGTGAAAATACAGGACTTCCAGCTCTTTGACAACCATATCGCTGTATATGAGCGTGCGAATGGCCTTCCCAAAGTGACTGTATATCGGCTACCTGCTATTGGAGAGTCAATTGGACAACTTCAGGGAGGTCAAGCAATTGATTTTATTGATCCAACATATGCTGTGGACCCTGAGGAGTCTCCATTTAATTCATCAGTTCTTCGATTTCATTATAGTTCAATGCGGACCCCTCCATCTGTTTATGACTATGATATGGATTCAGGGGTGTCTGTGCTGAAGAAGATCCATACT GTTTTAGGCGGATTTGATGGATCAAATTATGTAACAGAAAGAAAatgggctgctgctgctgatggtACTCAGATCCCCATGTCCATTCTATACAGAAAAGATCTTGTGAAGCTTGATGGCTCAGACCCTATGCTACTCTATGGCTATGGCTCCTATGAG ATATGCGTAGATCCGAGTTTTAGAGGGTCAAGATTCTCTCTAGTAGATAGGGGCTTTATATATGTGATAGCTCATATCCGCGGTGGTGGTGAAATGGGCCGGAAGTGGTACGAGGATGGAAAGCTGTTGAAGAAGAAAAACACTTTCACAGATTTCATTGATTGTGCTGAGCACTTGATAAAAAACAAGTACTGTTCCAAGGAAAAGCTTTGCATCAATGGCAGAAGCGCAGGTGGCTTATTGATGGGTGCTGTCCTAAATATGAGGCCTGACTTATTCAGGGCAGCTGTTGCTGGAGTGCCTTTTGTTGATGTTGTCACAACTATGCTTGATCCAACTATCCCATTGACAACAGCTGAATGGGAG GAGTGGGGTGATCCAAGAAAAGAAGAATACTATTATTACATGAAATCATATTCTCCTGTTGACAAT GTGACGGCGCAAGAGTATCCCAACATTCTTGTCACCGCAGGCTTAAATG ATCCGCGCGTGATGTACTCTGAGCCTGCGAAATATGTGGCCAAGCTGAGGGAGCTGAAAAGAGATGACAACCTTCTGCTGTTCAAGTGCGAGCTGGGAGCTGGACACTTCTCCAAATCGGGGAG GTTCGAGAAGTTGCAGGAGGACGCGTTTACTTATGCGTTCATCCTCAAGGCGCTGGGCATGACTCGGAAGCTGGCTTCACTTTGA